Genomic DNA from Nonomuraea rubra:
CTTGACCGCGACACCACGCGCGGCGGCGAGGCGGGACCGGCGGGTGAGCACGTCGCCGGTTAAGGATGTGCCCGGCATGAGCCGAGCACGACCGCTGACAGGACTTGGCGCCGGCGCGCTCTCCATGGGAGCGCCGGCGGACAACGAGACACGAGAGCTCCTGCGCGGCGCGGCGACGCGCCCGGGAGCTGACGGGAGAGCGCCCGCATGCTCGACAACGAGCCCAACGCCGGGGCCACTGGCCCTGACGGGGAGACAATTGAACAGCCCGAGGTGACCAGTCGTCGCCGCTCCGCCAGCCGCCCCGCGGGTCCTCCGCCGGAGCTGCCCGAGGAGCCGGCCTCCGCCCCGGTCACAGTCGCCGCCGCGCAGGCCGCGCCGTCCGTGGCCGATGTGCAGGCGGTGCAGCGCACCGCCGCGCAGCGGGCCGCCGGGGAGCCGGCGCCTGAGCTGCTCGCGGAGAGGGCTGCGGCCGGTACGGCCGAGGCCGGAGAGGTGAGCCCTGTGGAGGGCGCCGTGGCTGAGGCTGTCGCCGAGGCCGTGGACGAGAAGCCGAAGAGGGCCACGAGGACACGGTCGACCGCGACGACCACGCGGCGACGTACGACGAAGAAGGCCGCTGAGGCCGAGGCGGAAGCCGCGGTGGCGGCTCCGGAAGCCGAGGCTGCCGGGGAGGCCGCCGCGGAGGCGCCCGTGAAGCGGCGCAGGACGCGTAAGAAGGCCGAGGCCGAAGAGGCCGCGGCGCCGGCGGCCGGTGCCGAGGCGTGGTCCGTGGAGGACTCCGCCGCGCGGGCCGGGGGTGTCGAGGCCGGTGCCGCCGAGGGGGCCGAAGTGGTCGCGCCCTCCGGTGGTGGTGAGGTCGTGGCGCCGTTCGGTGACGAGGCGGCGGTCGCGGGTGCCGGTGGACAGGCGCCTGAGGGCGTTGCCGGGCCTGCGGCCGGCGAGGCTGCCGCTGCAGGGACGGCGAGACGCCGTACGCGTAAGGCGACGACGGCGAAGGCCGGTAAGGCCGGGGCTGTCGCGGCGGGCGCCGGCGAGGCCGAAGGCGCTGCGGTGACCGGGGGCGAGCCTGGCGGTACTGCGGTGACCGCGGGCGAGGCCGGCGGTGCTGCGGCGGGTGCCGGTGAGGGCCTGGCCGATGCCGGCGTGACCGGTGGCGAGGCTACGGGCGTCGAGGCGGCGGCCGGTAAGGGCCGCGCCGCGGGCGCCCGAAGGGGCCGTGCCGCGGCTGGCGCAGGCACAGCGCGCGCTGGTGCCGACGAGGGCGCTGCGGCTGCTGGTGCAGGCACTGCGGGTGCTGGTGCCGGCGAGGGTGCCGCGGCTGCTGGTGCCAGTGAGGCGGATGAGGACATTCTGGAGATCCTGCCCGAGGACGAGCCGCTCGACGACGAGCCCGCGGGTGAGGACCTCGACGAGGACAACGTGCGGCCGAGCCTGCTCGCCGACCCCTTCGGGCTGACGGCGCGCAGGGACGTCGAGCCGGGCGGCGCCGCGTTCCAGCGGCCCGCGGCCATCTTCGCGCCGCTGTTCCAGGCGCCCGACCCCAGCCAGGCCAAGCCGGTCGTGCAGCGCAAGGCCGAGCCGCAGCCCGCTCCCGAGCCCGAGGAGGCCGAGGAGCCGGTCGACGAGAGCGTGACCGAGGACGAGACCGACCTCGACACCTCCGACGAGCAGGAGGAGGAGGGCGGCGGCCGCCGCAGGCGCCGGCGCAGGGGCGGCAGGGGCCGCGGCAAGACGCGCGAGCGCGACGAGGCCGAGGACGGCGAGGAGTCCGAGGAGGAGGGCGACGAGGAGCAGGCGGAGGAGGCCCAGGAAGAGGAGTCCTCCACGTCGCGGCGTCGCCGCCGTCGCCGCCGCCGGGGTGCCGACGAGGGCGCCGAGCCGGCCAGCGACGACCCGCCGAACACCGTGGTGCGCATCCGCGCGCCGCGCTCCGGCCGTACGGGGGCGCTCGAGACCGCCACCGACGGCGTGCAGAGCGTGCGCGGCTCCACCCGGCTGGAGGCCAAGAAGCAGCGCCGCCGCGAGGGGCGCGAGCTCGGCCGCCGGCGCCCGCCGATCATCACCGAGTCGGAGTTCCTGGCCCGCCGCGAGTCCGTGGACCGGATGATGGTGGTGCGCCGCCAGGGCGACCGTACGCAGATCGCGGTGCTGGAGGACGGCGTGCTCGTCGAGCACTACGTCAACCGCGAGGCCAGCCAGTCGTACGTCGGCAACGTCTACCTCGGCAAGGTGCAGAACGTGCTGCCCTCGATGGAGGCGGCGTTCGTGGACATCGGCAAGGGCAGGAATGCTGTCCTGTACGCCGGTGAGGTGAACTTCGACACCGCCGGGCTGGAGGGCCAGCCGAAGCGGATCGAGTCGGCGCTGAAGTCGGGCCAGTCGGTGCTCGTGCAGGTCACGAAGGACCCGATCGGGCACAAGGGCGCCCGCCTGACGTCGCAGATCAGCCTTCCCGGGCGTTACCTCGTGTACGTCCCCGACGGGTCGATGACCGGCATCAGCCGCAAGCTGCCCGACAAGGAGCGCACGCGGCTCAAGAGCATCCTGAAGAAGGTCATGCCGGAGAACGCCGGTGTGATCGTGCGTACCGCGGCCGAGGGCGCCTCCGAGGAGGAGCTGGCCCGCGACGTGGCCAGGCTGTCGGCGCAGTGGGAGAGCATCCAGAAGAAGGCCAAGTCGGCCAGCCCGCCGGAGCTGCTGTCCGCCGAGCCCGACCTGACCATCAGGGTCGTGCGTGACGTCTTCAACGAGGACTTCACGAACCTGGTCGTCCAGGGCGACGAGGCGTGGGACACGGTGGACGACTACGTCAAGTACGTCGCTCCGCACCTGGCCGAGCGCCTGTCGAAGTGGGACGACGGCGAGCACGGCGACGTGTTCGAGTCGTACCGGATCGACGAGCAGCTCTCCAAGGCGATGGAGCGCAAGGTGTGGCTGCCGAGCGGCGGCTCGCTGGTGATCGACCGTACCGAGGCGATGACCGTCGTGGACGTCAACACCGGCAAGTTCACCGGCCAGGGCGGCAACCTGGAGGAGACCGTCACCAGGAACAACCTGGAGGCGGCGGAGGAGATCGTCCGGCAGCTCAGGCTGCGCGACATCGGCGGCATCATCGTGATCGACTTCATCGACATGGTGCTGGAGTCGAACCGCGACCTGGTGCTGCGGCGGCTGCTGGAGTGCCTGGCGCGCGACAGGACGAAGCACCAGGTGGCCGAGGTCACCTCGCTGGGGCTGGTCCAGATGACGCGTAAGCGGGTCGGTCAGGGCCTGCTGGAGGCGTTCTCGACGCCGTGCGAGTGCTGCAACGGGCGCGGCCTGCTGGTCTCCACGGAGCCGGTGGAGAGCAAGCCGGAGCCGCGCGGCACGCAGGGCAAGATGGCGGTCGAGAAGGCGGTTCAGGACAAGGTTTCCGCGGCCAAGGACTCCTCCAGCCGTGATACCGTGACCGGTGCGCTTGATGACGTCCCGGCCGAGGACGACCAGGCCAGCCAGACTTCCGGCAGAGGGCGGCGACGCTCCCGCCGAGCCAAGTCGGCCGAGTAGCCACTCGGCGGACTTCCGACGATCCGTCCGGTTCGCCTAGGGGGCCGTTAATCCGGTACCCTGGTGAACCGGTGCGTCAGGTGACGTGCCCTGTTGGCGCGCTTACTCGGTTCGTCGGTTTGAGACAGGCCGAATGACAGGCGCAGCATTCGGCGGCCGCCTCTTCGTGAGGCGGCCGATGTTCGAGACAACAGTGAGTCAGTAGAAGGGTTCCGCGGTGTACGCGATCGTTCGTTGCGGCGGCAGGCAGCAGAAGGTCTCCGTCGGTGACGTCCTCGAGGTGGACAAGGTCGCCGGCGAGGTCGGCTCTTCGGTTTCGCTGCCGACGGTGCTCGTCGTCAACGACGGCGATGTGACCACGGAGGCGGGCAAGTTCACGGTCAACGCCGAGATCCTCGGTGAGACCAAGGGCCCGAAGATCCGCATCCTCAAGTACAAGAACAAGACCGGTTACAAGAAGCGCCAGGGTCACCGCCAGCGGTACACCCAGGTGAAGATCACCGGTATCGAGCAGGCCTGAACGGGAGTTTGAGAGATGGCACACAAGAAGGGCGCGTCGTCCACCCGGAACGGTCGTGACTCCAACGCCCAGCGTCTGGGCGTCAAGCGCTTCGGTGGCCAGCTGGTCAACGCGGGCGAGATCATCGTCCGTCAGCGTGGCACCCACTTCCACCCCGGCGACAACGTCGGCCGTGGTGGCGATGACACGCTGTTCGCGCTGGCCGCAGGTCACGTGCAGTTCGGTGTCAAGCGCGGCCGCCGGGCCGTGAGCATCGTTCCCGTCGCGGAGTAGGGTTTCCTGCTTCTCCGACCTTCGGGTTTGTTGCTTCAGGGGTGGATCGACTCGATCGGGTGTCGATCCACCCCTTGGCGTTTCCAGGGCTTTCACGGCCCTGGGGCTGGAAATGAGATGCCCCCTGGCGGGGTGATGGAGGAATACGGGGATGCCGGACTTCGTGGACCAGGTGGTCCTTCACATCAGGGCCGGTGACGGGGGGAACGGGTGCGCCTCCATCCACCGGGAGAAGTTCAAGCCGCTCGGCGGCCCCGACGGGGGCAACGGGGGGCGGGGCGGCGACGTGATCCTCGAGGTCGACCCCAACACCGCCACCCTGCTCGACTACCACCGCCGCCCGCACCGCGCGGCGGAGAACGGCAAGCAGGGCCAGGGCTCCAACCGTGACGGCGCCAACGGCGAGGACGTGATCCTGCCGGTGCCGAACGGGACCGTGGTGAAGGACGCCGCCACCGGTGAGGTGCTGGTCGACCTCGTGGGCGCCGGTACGCGGTACGTGATCGCCGAGGGCGGTCACGGTGGGCTCGGCAACGCCGCGCTGGCCAGCACCAAGCGCAAGGCGCCGGGCTTCGCGCTGCTCGGCGAGCCGGGCGACGGCCTCGACGTGCTCCTGGAGCTGAAGAGCGTCGCCGACGTGGCGCTGGTCGGCTTCCCGAGCGCCGGCAAGAGCTCGCTGATCGCGGCGCTGAGCGCGGCCAAGCCGAAGATCGCGGACTACCCGTTCACCACCCTGATCCCGAACCTGGGCGTGGTGACCGCGGGGGAGAACGTGTTCACCGTCGCCGACGTGCCCGGGCTGATCCCCGGGGCTTCGCAGGGCAAGGGGCTCGGCCACGAGTTCCTGCGGCACGTCGAGCGGTGCGACATGCTCGTGCACGTCATCGACTGCGCCACCATGGAGCCGGGGCGCGACCCGATCACGGACTACGAGGTGATCGAGGCCGAGCTGCGGGCGTACGGGAAGCTCGAGGACCGGCCGCGGATGATCGTGCTGAACAAGGCCGACGTGCCCGACGCGCGGGAGCTGGCCGAGATGGTCAGGCCCGAGTTCGAGGCCAAGGGGCTGCAGGTGTTCACGATCTCCGCCGCCACGCACGACGGGCTGCGGGAGCTGACGTACGCGATGGGCGAGTGGGTCGCGGCGGCCAGGGCCAACAAGCCGGTCGAGGAGCCGACGCGGCTGGTGATCCGGCCCAAGCAGCTCGGGGAGGCCGGGTTCAGGGTGCGGCGGGTCAACGACAACCTGTTCCAGATCACCGGTGAGAAGCCGGAGCGGTGGATCAGGCAGACCGACTTCAGCAACGACGAGGCCGTGGGGTATCTGGCCGACCGGCTGGAGCGGCTGGGGGTCGAGGTGGAGCTGGCCAAGGCGGGTGCCAAGGCCGGGGCCGAGGTGGTCATCGGGCCCATGGAGGGCGGTTACGTCTTCGACTGGCAGCCGACGCTGAACGCCGAGTCGGCGCGGCAGGGGCCGCGCGGCAGCGACATGCGCCTCGGGTAGCACCCGGTCCGTCTACGAAGGGGTGACGGCGCGCGTGGTTTCTTTCGCGCGCGCCTCGCGGGGTGGGGTCAGGTGCGGAGGGTTGCTTCCGCGCCGCCGTCCGCGTACAGGATCTGGCCGGTCATGAACGAGTTGGCGGCGCCGACCGTCCAGGCGAGCAGGGACGCGATCGCGTCGACCGGGCCGGGGAAGCCCAGGGGCTGGGGCATGGCGGCGGCCACGAGGGCGCGGGCCGCGGGGTCGTCCAGGAACGTCGTACGAGCCGTCAGCGTGTCCACCACGCCCGGCGCCACCGCGTTGAGCGGGATGCCGGATCCGGCCCAGGACAGGGCGGCGCGGCGCAGCCACCGGTTGAGGGCGAGCTTGCTCGACGGGTAGACGGCGCGCCCCCGCCCGGACTCGGCGAGCGCGCGGGCGGCCGCGGCGGCGGCGTTCTCGTCCATGGTCAGGCAGGACTCCACGAGGCTCTCGTCGGCCGCCACGATGGCGCTCAGCGAGGAGACGGCGACCGCCCTGGGCTGCGGGGACGCGGCAAGGAGCGGCCGCAGGCCCTCCAGGGTGGCGATCGTGCCGAAGAAGTTGAGCCGTACGGTCAGCTCGGACGGCAGCGCGAGCCCGGCGACGGCGACGACCCCGTCGATCCTGCCGCCGGAGGCCGCCGTGACCCCCGACACGAGGCTGTCGCGGCCCTGCGGGGTGGTCAGGTCGGCCAGCACGTCCGCGTCGCGCACGTCGCAGCGGATCACCTTCGCTCCCGACGAGGCGAGGTGGGCGGCGGTGGCCGCGCCGATGCCGGAGGCGGCGCCGGTGACGGCATAGGTACGAGTTTCCACGAGCGAAAAATTACATTCGTTGTAGTAATGCAGTCAATGCAGCCAATGGATCAATTCGGTAGCGAGGGCCCTACGGCGAGCCGATAGGCTGCCTTACGTGCGGGAACAGATCAGCGCAGCGTCGAAGGTGGTCGTCAAGGTCGGCTCCTCCTCGCTCACCACCCCCCAGGGCATGATCGACGTGGACCGGGTGGACGCCCTGGTGGACGTGCTGGCGGCCAGGCGCCGCACCGGCACGCAGATCGTCCTGGTGTCCTCCGGAGCGATCGCGGCGGGCCTGGGCCCGCTCGGGCTGAGCGCGCGACCGCGCGACCTGGCCACCCAGCAGGCCGCCGCGTCCGTCGGGCAGGGCGTGCTGGTGGCCCGCTACACCTCCTCCTTCGCCCGCTACGCGCTGCGTGTGGGCCAGGTGCTGCTGACCGCCGACGACATGATGCGGCGCGCGCACCACGCCAACGCCCAGCGCACCCTGGCCAGGCTGCTGGAGCTGGGCATCGTGCCCATCGTCAACGAGAACGACACGGTGGCCACCGACGAGATCCGCTTCGGCGACAACGACCGCCTCGCGGCGCTGGTCGCCCATCTGATCCACGCCGACGCGCTGGTGCTGCTGTCGGACGTGGACGCGCTCTACGACGGCCCGCCCAGCCGCAGCGGCTCGCGCAGGCTGGCCGAGATCCGCGGGCCTGAAGACCTGGTCGGGGTCGAGCTGGGCAAGAACGGCGCGGCCGTCGGCACCGGCGGCATGATCACCAAGGTACAGGCGGCCAGGATCGCCACCGGGGCGGGCGTGCCCGTGGTGCTCACAGCGGCCGCTCACGCGGCCCAGGCGCTCGCCGGAGCCGACGTCGGTACCTACTTCCACCCCGGGGGCCGCCATCCCGGCACGCGCCTGCTGTGGCTCGCGCACGCCACCACCGGGCGCGGCCGCCTCCACCTCGACCAGGGCGCCGTCGAGGCCATCGTGGGGCGCCGCAAGTCGCTGCTGCCGGCCGGGGTGACGGCGGTGGAGGGCGAGTTCGCGGCGGGCGATCCGGTGGACCTGTGCGGCCCTCAGGGGCTCGTGGTGGCCCGCGGCCTGGTCAACTTCGACGCGACCGAGATCCCCGGGCTGCTCGGCCGCTCCACCAGGGAGCTGGCGAGCACGCTCGGTCCGGAATATGAACGCGAGCTGATTCACCGCGACGACATGGTCATACTGGAAGCCCACAACTAGACCAGCCCCGGCAAGGAGCGCGTGATGTCCGAAGAGTTCCTGAAGGTCGCCCGTGCGGCACGAGAGGCCGCCGCCGAGCTGGCCCCGCTGCCGCGGGCGCCCAAGGACCGGGCGCTGCGCACGATCGCCGACGCCCTGGTCGCGCACGCCGCCGAGATCGTCGCGGCCAACGGCGAGGACGTCGAGCGGGCCAGGGCCCAGGGCACCTCCGAGGCCATGATCGACCGGCTGCGGCTCGACGAGGCCAGGATCGGCGCCATCGCCGAGGCCGTGCGCCAGGTGGCCGACCTGCCCGACCCGGTCGGCGAGGTCGTCCGCGGCTCCACGCTGCCCAACGGGCTGGAGCTGCGCCAGCTCAGGGTGCCGCTGGGCGTGATCGGCATCATCTACGAGGGCCGCCCGAACGTCACCGTCGACGCCGCCGCGCTCTGCCTCAAGAGCGGCAACGCGGTGCTGCTGCGCGGCTCGTCCAGCGCCTACTCCTCCAACACCGCGCTGGTGCGGATCATGCAGGACGCGCTGGCGGCCACCGAGGTGCCCGCCGGCGCCGTCCAGCTCGTGCCGGGCCAGACCCGCGACTCGGTCAAGGAGCTCATGCGGGCCCGCGGGCTGGTCGACGTGCTGATCCCGCGCGGCGGCGCATCCCTGATCAACTCGGTGGTGGAGGAGTCCACGGTGCCGGTGATCGAGACCGGCGTGGGCAACTGCCACGTGTACGTGGACGCCGAGGCCGACGTCGACCTGGCCGTGCAGATCCTGGTCAACGCCAAGGCCCAGCGGCCGTCGGTGTGCAACGCCGCCGAGACGTTCCTGGTGCACGCCGACGTGGCCGACGCGTTCGTGCCCAAGGCGCTGGCCGCGCTGGGCAAGGCGGGCGTGACCGTGCACGGCGACGAGCGGATCGCCGGCTACGGCGCCGGCGTCGTGCCCGTCACCGACGACGACTTCTACGCCGAGTACCTCTCGCTCGACATCGCCGCCGCCGTCGTCGGGTCGCTGGAGGAGGCGGTGGCGCACATCCGGCGCTACGGCTCCGGCCACACCGACGCCATCGTCACCCGGTCGCAGCCGGCCGCCCGCAGGTTCGTGGCGCTCGTCGACTCGGCGGCCGTGGCGGTCAACGCCTCGACGCGGTTCACCGACGGCGGGGAGTTCGGGTTCGGGGCGGAGATCGGCATCTCCACGCAGAAGCTGCACGCGCGCGGCCCGATGGGGCTGCCCGAGCTCACCTCCACCAAGTGGGTCTATACGGGTGAGGGGCATTTGCGCACGTCAGAGGGCACGGTGGTGTGCGGTTGACCGGCGTGTCGGCCTGACCGGCGCGGGGTGCCGCGGCTTGACTGGGGGCATGGAAATAGTCGTCGCCCTGGTCTTCTCGGCCGCGGTGCTCTTCGGCGCCGACCGGCTGCTGCTCTGGCTGGAGAGCCGCGGCCACGTCAACTGGCGCAGGAAGGGCCGCAGGCAGCTCTCGGACGAGCCCACGGCCCGGCTCGACAGCATGCTCTCCGATCACACACGCCGATAATCCTTCGGCGTGCCTCACACGGTAACTCGCGTACCGGCGCTAGGGTTGTGTCCCTTATGGGCGCGCCGGGCGGGGAGGGACGGTGAGCAAGCTCGGCAAGGTCGGGCCGTACACCCTGGTCGAGCGGCTCGGCCGGGGCGGAATGGGTGAGGTCTACCTCGCCACCACCCGCCGTGGCGAGCAGGTCGCTCTCAAGGTCCTGCGCGATCTGACCGAGGACGAGACCGCGCGCATCCGGCTGGAGCGCGAGGTCCGCGCGCTGCGCAGGGTCGAGAGCCCGTACGTCGCCAAGGTGCTCGACGCCGACCTGAACTGTGCCCGGCCGTACCTCGTCATGGAGCACATCGAGGGCGCCACGCTGCTCGACCGGGTACGCCAGAGCGGCGCTCTCGAGGTGTCCCAGCTCGTCGACATGGCCCAGGGCATCGCCGCCGCGCTCGCGATCATCCACGCGGCCGGGGTCGTGCACCGCGACGTCAAGCCCGGCAACATCATCATGGCCGGCCGCGGGCCGGTGCTGATCGACTTCGGCATCGCCCAGGTGCTCGACGCGACCCGGCTGACCATGACCGGCACGTTCCTCGGCACGCCTGGTTACACGGCGCCCGAGATCTTCGCCGACGAGCAGGTCGACTCACCCGCCGACGTGCACGCCTGGGCCGCCACGGTGGCGTTCGCGGCGACGGGCCGGCCCACGTTCGGGCGGGGCACGGCCGAGGCGCAGATGTACGCGGTGCTGAACGGCCAGGCCGACCTCAAGGGCGTGCCCGTGGAGCTGCTGCCGCTGGTGCGCGCCGCGCTCAACAGGGAGCCGGGCAAGCGGCCCACGGCGGCACTGCTGGCCGATCGCCTGTCCAGGCTCGCCAGGGCGACCAACGCGGCCACCAACGCGGCCACCGGCACGGCCACCGGCACGGCTGAGAGCGAGCAGGCGGCGGCCGGTGGGCGCGCCGGTGACGTGGCCGAGGAGGCTCCCAAGGGCACGGCGGCGCGCGGCCGTACGACTGAGGAGTCCGGTGCGCGGGGCGAGGCCAAGGCACGCAGCAGGCCCAACGCGGTGCCCGCCGAGGGCAAGGTGCCGCCGCCGCGCGGGCGTACGGGAAACAGGCCCGTGCCCGAGGGGAGCGGGCGGAGCGGGAGCAGGTCCGCCTCCGACGGGAGCGGGCGGGCCGGAGGCAGGGCCGTCCCCGACGGGAAGGGCGCGGCGGCGGTGGCGCGCAGCCGGGCCGAGGGGAAGGTGCCCGCGCCGCGGGCCCGTACGAGCGTCGACGGGAAGACCACCGGCCCGCGGCCCAAGCTGACCGCCTCACGCCAGCGCACGGCGGCGGCCGTCAGGAGCAGGACGACGGCAAGGTCGAAGGCCGAGTCGGCCACCACCCTGCCCGCGGGCAACGGCGCGCTGCTGATGCTCGCGGTGCTGGCCGTGCCGTGCGTGGTGGCCTCGGTGATCTGGCCGATCGCCTCGATCGCGATCACGACCGCCTTCGTGGTGCTGACCAGGACACTCTGGATGAGCCACTGGATGGTCAGGAAGCGCAGCTCCCGGCGAACGCGGGTGACGCTGCGCGTGCTGCTCTTCCCGATGGCGCTGGCCGGGGCGGCGGTCACCGCCGTCGTGTGGCCTGGGGTGCCGGTGGCGGTCGCGTCGGGCGGGGCGCTGTGGGCCACCGGCGGCGGTCAGATCGACTCCGACTGGTGGCAGCAGGCCGCGCCCGTGACGGTGGCCGGGGTGGTGTTCGGGATGTTGTGCGGCGGTATCACCGGGCGCGAGATCGAGCGGATCGGGCAC
This window encodes:
- a CDS encoding SDR family oxidoreductase — protein: METRTYAVTGAASGIGAATAAHLASSGAKVIRCDVRDADVLADLTTPQGRDSLVSGVTAASGGRIDGVVAVAGLALPSELTVRLNFFGTIATLEGLRPLLAASPQPRAVAVSSLSAIVAADESLVESCLTMDENAAAAAARALAESGRGRAVYPSSKLALNRWLRRAALSWAGSGIPLNAVAPGVVDTLTARTTFLDDPAARALVAAAMPQPLGFPGPVDAIASLLAWTVGAANSFMTGQILYADGGAEATLRT
- the proB gene encoding glutamate 5-kinase encodes the protein MREQISAASKVVVKVGSSSLTTPQGMIDVDRVDALVDVLAARRRTGTQIVLVSSGAIAAGLGPLGLSARPRDLATQQAAASVGQGVLVARYTSSFARYALRVGQVLLTADDMMRRAHHANAQRTLARLLELGIVPIVNENDTVATDEIRFGDNDRLAALVAHLIHADALVLLSDVDALYDGPPSRSGSRRLAEIRGPEDLVGVELGKNGAAVGTGGMITKVQAARIATGAGVPVVLTAAAHAAQALAGADVGTYFHPGGRHPGTRLLWLAHATTGRGRLHLDQGAVEAIVGRRKSLLPAGVTAVEGEFAAGDPVDLCGPQGLVVARGLVNFDATEIPGLLGRSTRELASTLGPEYERELIHRDDMVILEAHN
- a CDS encoding glutamate-5-semialdehyde dehydrogenase, with translation MSEEFLKVARAAREAAAELAPLPRAPKDRALRTIADALVAHAAEIVAANGEDVERARAQGTSEAMIDRLRLDEARIGAIAEAVRQVADLPDPVGEVVRGSTLPNGLELRQLRVPLGVIGIIYEGRPNVTVDAAALCLKSGNAVLLRGSSSAYSSNTALVRIMQDALAATEVPAGAVQLVPGQTRDSVKELMRARGLVDVLIPRGGASLINSVVEESTVPVIETGVGNCHVYVDAEADVDLAVQILVNAKAQRPSVCNAAETFLVHADVADAFVPKALAALGKAGVTVHGDERIAGYGAGVVPVTDDDFYAEYLSLDIAAAVVGSLEEAVAHIRRYGSGHTDAIVTRSQPAARRFVALVDSAAVAVNASTRFTDGGEFGFGAEIGISTQKLHARGPMGLPELTSTKWVYTGEGHLRTSEGTVVCG
- a CDS encoding serine/threonine-protein kinase, with protein sequence MSKLGKVGPYTLVERLGRGGMGEVYLATTRRGEQVALKVLRDLTEDETARIRLEREVRALRRVESPYVAKVLDADLNCARPYLVMEHIEGATLLDRVRQSGALEVSQLVDMAQGIAAALAIIHAAGVVHRDVKPGNIIMAGRGPVLIDFGIAQVLDATRLTMTGTFLGTPGYTAPEIFADEQVDSPADVHAWAATVAFAATGRPTFGRGTAEAQMYAVLNGQADLKGVPVELLPLVRAALNREPGKRPTAALLADRLSRLARATNAATNAATGTATGTAESEQAAAGGRAGDVAEEAPKGTAARGRTTEESGARGEAKARSRPNAVPAEGKVPPPRGRTGNRPVPEGSGRSGSRSASDGSGRAGGRAVPDGKGAAAVARSRAEGKVPAPRARTSVDGKTTGPRPKLTASRQRTAAAVRSRTTARSKAESATTLPAGNGALLMLAVLAVPCVVASVIWPIASIAITTAFVVLTRTLWMSHWMVRKRSSRRTRVTLRVLLFPMALAGAAVTAVVWPGVPVAVASGGALWATGGGQIDSDWWQQAAPVTVAGVVFGMLCGGITGREIERIGHRLPDLRREGLRALAVLGGFVALCAAAVRAIALLL
- the rpmA gene encoding 50S ribosomal protein L27, with product MAHKKGASSTRNGRDSNAQRLGVKRFGGQLVNAGEIIVRQRGTHFHPGDNVGRGGDDTLFALAAGHVQFGVKRGRRAVSIVPVAE
- the rplU gene encoding 50S ribosomal protein L21; the encoded protein is MYAIVRCGGRQQKVSVGDVLEVDKVAGEVGSSVSLPTVLVVNDGDVTTEAGKFTVNAEILGETKGPKIRILKYKNKTGYKKRQGHRQRYTQVKITGIEQA
- the obgE gene encoding GTPase ObgE; amino-acid sequence: MPDFVDQVVLHIRAGDGGNGCASIHREKFKPLGGPDGGNGGRGGDVILEVDPNTATLLDYHRRPHRAAENGKQGQGSNRDGANGEDVILPVPNGTVVKDAATGEVLVDLVGAGTRYVIAEGGHGGLGNAALASTKRKAPGFALLGEPGDGLDVLLELKSVADVALVGFPSAGKSSLIAALSAAKPKIADYPFTTLIPNLGVVTAGENVFTVADVPGLIPGASQGKGLGHEFLRHVERCDMLVHVIDCATMEPGRDPITDYEVIEAELRAYGKLEDRPRMIVLNKADVPDARELAEMVRPEFEAKGLQVFTISAATHDGLRELTYAMGEWVAAARANKPVEEPTRLVIRPKQLGEAGFRVRRVNDNLFQITGEKPERWIRQTDFSNDEAVGYLADRLERLGVEVELAKAGAKAGAEVVIGPMEGGYVFDWQPTLNAESARQGPRGSDMRLG
- a CDS encoding Rne/Rng family ribonuclease translates to MTGGEPGGTAVTAGEAGGAAAGAGEGLADAGVTGGEATGVEAAAGKGRAAGARRGRAAAGAGTARAGADEGAAAAGAGTAGAGAGEGAAAAGASEADEDILEILPEDEPLDDEPAGEDLDEDNVRPSLLADPFGLTARRDVEPGGAAFQRPAAIFAPLFQAPDPSQAKPVVQRKAEPQPAPEPEEAEEPVDESVTEDETDLDTSDEQEEEGGGRRRRRRRGGRGRGKTRERDEAEDGEESEEEGDEEQAEEAQEEESSTSRRRRRRRRRGADEGAEPASDDPPNTVVRIRAPRSGRTGALETATDGVQSVRGSTRLEAKKQRRREGRELGRRRPPIITESEFLARRESVDRMMVVRRQGDRTQIAVLEDGVLVEHYVNREASQSYVGNVYLGKVQNVLPSMEAAFVDIGKGRNAVLYAGEVNFDTAGLEGQPKRIESALKSGQSVLVQVTKDPIGHKGARLTSQISLPGRYLVYVPDGSMTGISRKLPDKERTRLKSILKKVMPENAGVIVRTAAEGASEEELARDVARLSAQWESIQKKAKSASPPELLSAEPDLTIRVVRDVFNEDFTNLVVQGDEAWDTVDDYVKYVAPHLAERLSKWDDGEHGDVFESYRIDEQLSKAMERKVWLPSGGSLVIDRTEAMTVVDVNTGKFTGQGGNLEETVTRNNLEAAEEIVRQLRLRDIGGIIVIDFIDMVLESNRDLVLRRLLECLARDRTKHQVAEVTSLGLVQMTRKRVGQGLLEAFSTPCECCNGRGLLVSTEPVESKPEPRGTQGKMAVEKAVQDKVSAAKDSSSRDTVTGALDDVPAEDDQASQTSGRGRRRSRRAKSAE